A part of Maridesulfovibrio hydrothermalis AM13 = DSM 14728 genomic DNA contains:
- the dnaN gene encoding DNA polymerase III subunit beta, translated as MYLKVNRDEVIEGLQKSASIIPAKTGAAYLRTIWLKSESGNLRIMSTDSNLEFCGTYPAEIIEEGLAGVQGRAFYELVRKLPSGELTIKNDSDGSSILVEQGSRKYKLPVNDPTWFQKFSDFPAEGAVFWSGDFLLELIERVAFCISDEDSMEAIACMNIVPSADDNGKFIEVCGLNGHQFARLKFLNDDIHALLPEEGILIQKKYLAELKKWLTDDEIEMSLSEKRLFFKTADGKETFSLPLSYYQFPNYKNFLAKLGDDDVSRMKVDKSELFNALDRISIFNTDSNRCASFMFNPGELVLFSQGQEVGTATESMEIEFSGEMERIAFPTKNLIEILGHFQSGGINFTMTGSEAPCGVTGDEDNEYLVIVMPMKVQEETYYSEEDV; from the coding sequence ATGTATTTAAAGGTGAATAGGGATGAAGTGATCGAAGGGTTGCAGAAGTCCGCCAGCATTATTCCCGCCAAGACAGGAGCTGCATATCTGCGCACTATCTGGCTGAAAAGCGAAAGTGGAAATCTGCGGATTATGTCCACTGATTCTAATCTGGAATTCTGCGGAACATATCCGGCCGAAATAATAGAAGAGGGTCTTGCAGGAGTTCAGGGTCGCGCCTTTTATGAACTTGTACGCAAACTGCCTTCCGGCGAACTTACCATCAAGAACGATTCTGACGGCTCATCAATTCTGGTGGAGCAGGGATCAAGAAAATACAAACTCCCTGTGAATGATCCTACATGGTTTCAGAAATTTTCTGATTTTCCTGCTGAAGGAGCTGTCTTCTGGTCAGGAGATTTTCTGCTTGAACTCATCGAGCGCGTTGCATTCTGCATAAGCGACGAAGACAGCATGGAGGCTATTGCCTGCATGAACATAGTTCCCTCTGCTGATGACAATGGAAAGTTCATCGAAGTATGCGGTCTGAACGGACATCAGTTTGCAAGGCTTAAATTCCTGAATGATGACATTCATGCTCTGCTTCCTGAAGAAGGAATTCTCATTCAGAAAAAATATCTTGCTGAACTGAAAAAATGGCTGACTGATGATGAAATTGAAATGAGCCTCAGTGAAAAAAGACTTTTCTTTAAAACAGCTGATGGAAAAGAAACTTTCAGTCTGCCACTCAGTTATTACCAGTTTCCGAATTACAAAAACTTTCTGGCCAAGCTGGGTGACGATGATGTTTCCCGTATGAAAGTGGATAAATCCGAGCTTTTCAATGCTCTGGACCGTATCTCTATTTTCAATACCGATTCCAACCGTTGTGCTTCGTTCATGTTTAACCCCGGTGAACTGGTTCTCTTTTCGCAGGGACAGGAAGTTGGTACAGCTACCGAATCTATGGAGATTGAATTTTCAGGTGAAATGGAACGCATTGCATTCCCGACTAAAAACCTGATTGAGATCCTCGGTCATTTTCAGTCCGGAGGCATCAACTTTACTATGACCGGATCTGAAGCACCATGCGGCGTTACCGGTGATGAAGACAATGAGTATCTGGTAATTGTCATGCCTATGAAGGTTCAAGAAGAGACATACTACAGCGAGGAAGACGTCTAA
- a CDS encoding DMT family transporter produces MTDRSLKADILLLITAIIWGAAFVAQRVGMDYMGPLTFNAVRFALGAVALLPLIYSLDREKKKDGTYRKVELGSFLKGSLIAGGALFLGATFQQWGMVYTTAGNAGFITGLYVVFVPVFGLFFKQKTGLPTWIGALLAVTGMYLLSVNEEFHIEFGDLLVLCSAFFWAGHVIVISLLATRVDPVKFAGGQFVACSIFSFMGAFIFENVSLAGIIDGAVPILYGGLMSVGVAYTLQVIAQQDAKPAHAAIILSLESVFAALAGYVLLGEMLTVQGMAGCALMLCGMIISQVKSS; encoded by the coding sequence ATGACTGACAGAAGTTTAAAAGCTGACATTCTTTTGCTTATCACGGCGATTATCTGGGGCGCAGCATTTGTTGCCCAGAGAGTCGGGATGGACTATATGGGGCCGCTCACTTTTAATGCGGTCCGTTTTGCATTGGGAGCCGTAGCATTACTGCCGCTTATCTATAGTCTGGACAGGGAGAAGAAGAAAGACGGAACATACCGTAAGGTGGAGTTGGGCAGTTTTTTAAAGGGCAGCTTGATTGCCGGCGGAGCACTATTTCTAGGCGCAACATTTCAGCAGTGGGGGATGGTTTATACAACTGCCGGAAATGCGGGATTTATTACCGGATTATATGTGGTTTTTGTTCCTGTTTTCGGTTTGTTCTTCAAGCAAAAAACAGGACTTCCCACTTGGATAGGAGCATTGCTTGCCGTAACAGGCATGTATTTGCTCAGTGTTAATGAAGAATTTCATATTGAATTCGGTGATTTACTGGTTTTATGCAGTGCATTTTTCTGGGCAGGTCATGTCATTGTCATTTCACTTCTTGCCACCAGAGTTGATCCAGTTAAATTTGCCGGCGGACAGTTTGTCGCCTGTTCAATTTTCAGTTTTATGGGTGCATTCATTTTTGAAAATGTATCGCTTGCAGGGATAATCGATGGAGCTGTCCCTATTCTCTACGGTGGATTGATGTCAGTTGGAGTTGCCTATACTCTACAAGTCATAGCGCAGCAGGATGCAAAGCCTGCTCACGCAGCAATTATTTTGAGTCTTGAGTCGGTATTTGCTGCGCTGGCTGGATATGTACTGCTTGGTGAGATGCTCACAGTTCAAGGTATGGCAGGTTGCGCTCTGATGCTTTGCGGGATGATTATTTCGCAGGTTAAGTCCAGTTAG
- a CDS encoding DnaA ATPase domain-containing protein yields the protein MKDALRNHLLNSCSDSELTRWFDPINIDISDENGEVVVTFPHAFFGQWFKSSIQDRFEEQLGLFLGSGFSVSYSNNGVSGNAAAKQISSAKKIDFPFGHNFTFENFLIGKKNYFPLASAREVTRVDNVSFNPFVICGKSGSGKSHLLKAIANEVSKKVDREKIFMGNIDDVQNIYSVRFGGDAMRARNHFFDYEYFFLDDLKQIGKYEHLQQELISIFNNFYENGKQMVFSCSDKLASYDFLDKNLKSRLEWGLIVTLKRPDLEIRASYVQKQCKLKKLPLTKDQILTLSQRFQDFRYLQGIIIKLSAFRELVRKNMDDRDFEHILSNTEEKADATLTPEYVIESVSEHFKLKPSDLTGSKRHKMTAHARQIAMYLCRELLGISYPALGRVFGGKDHSTVLYSVKKIHKLQKDDKVLKRLLIDLKNKCLLRVSN from the coding sequence GTGAAAGACGCACTGAGAAATCATCTCCTAAATTCATGCTCTGACAGCGAGCTTACCCGCTGGTTCGACCCCATTAACATCGACATTTCTGATGAGAACGGCGAAGTCGTGGTCACTTTTCCACATGCTTTTTTCGGCCAGTGGTTCAAATCAAGTATTCAGGACCGCTTTGAGGAACAGCTCGGACTATTCCTCGGCAGCGGATTTTCTGTTTCATACTCAAATAACGGTGTTTCAGGAAATGCTGCAGCAAAGCAGATTTCCAGTGCCAAGAAAATTGATTTTCCTTTCGGGCACAACTTCACCTTTGAAAATTTTCTGATCGGCAAGAAGAACTATTTTCCTCTGGCTTCAGCAAGAGAAGTCACCAGAGTCGATAATGTATCCTTCAACCCCTTTGTTATTTGCGGCAAGAGCGGCTCAGGCAAGTCGCATCTGCTTAAAGCCATTGCCAACGAGGTCAGTAAAAAGGTTGATCGGGAAAAAATCTTCATGGGCAATATTGACGATGTTCAGAACATCTATTCCGTACGCTTCGGCGGGGATGCCATGAGGGCCAGAAACCATTTTTTTGATTACGAATATTTCTTTCTGGATGATCTGAAACAAATCGGAAAATACGAACACTTACAACAGGAGCTAATTTCCATTTTCAATAATTTTTATGAAAATGGAAAACAGATGGTCTTCAGTTGTTCTGACAAACTGGCTTCATATGACTTTCTGGATAAAAACCTGAAATCAAGGCTGGAGTGGGGACTTATCGTCACCCTTAAACGCCCTGATCTTGAAATCAGAGCCAGCTATGTTCAAAAGCAATGTAAGCTTAAAAAACTGCCTCTTACTAAAGATCAAATTCTTACACTTTCACAGAGATTTCAAGATTTCAGATACCTTCAGGGTATCATCATCAAGCTATCGGCCTTCCGGGAACTCGTCCGCAAAAACATGGATGACCGGGACTTTGAACATATTCTCAGTAACACGGAGGAAAAAGCTGACGCAACCCTTACTCCTGAATACGTGATTGAATCTGTTTCCGAGCATTTCAAACTTAAACCGTCTGATCTGACAGGTAGCAAAAGACACAAGATGACTGCCCATGCAAGGCAGATTGCCATGTACCTTTGCAGGGAGCTTTTAGGCATATCCTACCCGGCCCTTGGCAGGGTATTTGGTGGCAAGGATCACTCAACTGTTCTTTATTCAGTAAAAAAAATCCATAAATTACAAAAGGATGATAAGGTTTTGAAAAGGCTGTTAATAGATTTGAAGAATAAGTGTCTGTTGCGTGTCTCAAACTGA
- the gyrB gene encoding DNA topoisomerase (ATP-hydrolyzing) subunit B: MANKDEYTADSITVLEGLAAVRKRPAMYIGSTDGRGLHHLVYEVVDNSIDEAMGGYCDKVKVNLHMDNSITVSDNGRGIPVDIHPKEKKAALEIVMTVLHAGGKFDNDAYKVSGGLHGVGVSCVNALSEHLEATVRRDGKIYRQTYVRGVPQGPVECIGDAITTGTTIRFRPDEEIFETNQFEFNILKKRFRELAYLNKGLEIEFLDERTNEKVCFKAEGGIVSFVEDLNKGQNTVSDIIYAESETDNVITELAIQYNTSFKENTHTFANNIRTIEGGTHLAGFKGALTRAINTYIQNSDLPKKLKHKLSGDDVREGLTAVISVKLPEPQFEGQTKTKLGNSEMVGIVSGMVYDKLSSYFQENPKDAKYIIEKVVDAARAREAARKARDLVRRKGALSDHSLPGKLADCQSKDPSESELFIVEGDSAGGSAKQGRNPKHQAILPLRGKILNVEKTRFDKMLGNKEIRALITAMGIGIGQEEGEKDFDKLRYHKVVIMTDADVDGSHIRTLLLTFFFRQYEELIQRGHLYIAQPPLYRIAKGKYEKFIKDDGELYTLLIKRVAKDITIKSVNGKEYHLETLSELLDDIRFIKEKVLEAMNMGIADSLFASLISLDEKTTPELFADTDPEDFISKMEKANYKVVIEREDYEGEERVFVIFENENGHRTRLGVEFFNSKLFRNSFERNRRIVDDCAGNEFTIERGENSTPVKGIFNLLDAVLEEAYKGINLQRYKGLGEMNPEQLWETTMDPEKRTMLQVTIEDAAGANDIFTDLMGDNVEPRREFIEKNALAVQELDI, translated from the coding sequence ATGGCTAATAAAGATGAATATACCGCGGATTCGATTACCGTCCTTGAAGGATTGGCCGCGGTAAGAAAAAGACCTGCCATGTACATCGGCTCCACTGATGGAAGAGGGCTGCACCACCTTGTTTACGAGGTGGTCGACAACTCCATTGATGAAGCCATGGGCGGATATTGTGACAAGGTCAAAGTTAATCTGCATATGGATAACAGTATCACTGTGTCAGATAATGGCCGTGGTATTCCCGTAGACATTCACCCCAAAGAAAAAAAGGCCGCTCTTGAAATCGTTATGACCGTGCTTCATGCCGGTGGTAAGTTTGATAACGATGCCTATAAAGTTTCCGGAGGGTTGCACGGAGTTGGTGTTTCTTGCGTAAACGCGCTCTCTGAGCATCTTGAAGCAACGGTCCGGAGGGACGGTAAGATTTATCGTCAAACATACGTTAGAGGTGTGCCACAGGGGCCTGTAGAGTGTATTGGTGATGCTATCACCACCGGTACAACCATTCGTTTCAGGCCGGATGAAGAAATTTTTGAAACAAATCAGTTTGAATTCAACATTCTCAAAAAGCGTTTTCGTGAACTTGCGTACCTGAATAAAGGTCTGGAAATAGAATTCCTTGATGAAAGAACCAATGAGAAAGTCTGCTTTAAAGCTGAAGGCGGAATCGTTTCTTTTGTCGAAGATCTGAATAAAGGGCAGAACACTGTCAGCGATATAATTTATGCTGAGTCAGAAACTGATAACGTAATAACTGAACTGGCCATCCAGTATAACACCTCATTCAAAGAGAATACCCATACCTTTGCCAATAACATCCGCACTATTGAAGGCGGAACGCATCTGGCCGGTTTCAAGGGAGCATTGACCAGAGCTATCAACACCTACATTCAAAACTCCGACCTGCCTAAAAAGCTTAAGCATAAGCTTTCCGGTGATGATGTCCGTGAAGGTCTGACCGCTGTCATCAGTGTCAAACTCCCTGAGCCTCAATTTGAAGGGCAGACCAAAACCAAGCTCGGCAACTCTGAGATGGTCGGTATTGTTTCCGGTATGGTTTATGACAAGCTTTCTTCCTATTTTCAGGAAAATCCTAAAGATGCCAAATACATCATCGAAAAAGTTGTTGATGCCGCGCGTGCAAGAGAAGCAGCCAGAAAGGCCCGTGATCTTGTCCGCCGCAAAGGTGCTCTTTCTGATCATTCACTGCCCGGCAAGCTTGCTGACTGCCAGTCAAAAGACCCTTCTGAAAGTGAACTGTTCATCGTTGAGGGTGACTCTGCGGGCGGTTCTGCAAAGCAGGGCCGTAACCCCAAACATCAGGCTATCCTGCCTCTGCGCGGTAAAATTCTGAATGTTGAAAAGACCCGTTTTGATAAAATGCTCGGTAACAAGGAAATCCGTGCATTGATCACTGCTATGGGTATTGGCATCGGTCAGGAGGAGGGCGAGAAGGATTTTGACAAGCTCAGATATCACAAAGTCGTAATCATGACTGATGCTGATGTTGACGGCTCTCATATCCGTACTCTGCTTCTTACTTTCTTTTTCAGACAGTACGAGGAACTTATCCAGCGCGGACATCTTTATATTGCCCAGCCGCCTCTCTACCGCATTGCAAAGGGTAAATATGAGAAGTTTATCAAGGATGACGGCGAGCTTTACACTCTGCTCATTAAAAGAGTTGCTAAAGACATCACCATCAAAAGCGTAAACGGCAAGGAATACCATCTCGAAACTTTAAGTGAACTGCTCGATGATATCCGGTTTATCAAAGAAAAAGTCCTTGAAGCCATGAATATGGGAATTGCCGATTCACTTTTTGCTTCGCTTATCAGCCTTGATGAAAAAACTACTCCGGAACTTTTTGCTGATACCGACCCTGAAGATTTTATCAGCAAGATGGAAAAGGCGAATTATAAAGTAGTTATTGAGCGCGAAGACTATGAAGGTGAAGAGCGTGTTTTTGTTATTTTTGAAAACGAAAACGGACATCGCACCAGACTGGGCGTTGAGTTCTTTAATTCCAAGCTTTTCAGAAATTCTTTTGAACGCAATAGAAGGATAGTTGATGATTGCGCCGGAAATGAATTCACCATTGAACGCGGTGAAAATTCTACTCCGGTTAAAGGAATATTCAACCTGCTGGATGCTGTGCTTGAAGAAGCCTACAAGGGTATCAATCTCCAGCGTTATAAAGGTCTGGGTGAAATGAACCCTGAGCAGCTCTGGGAGACAACAATGGACCCTGAGAAACGGACCATGTTGCAGGTGACCATTGAAGACGCTGCAGGAGCTAACGATATCTTCACAGATCTTATGGGAGATAACGTTGAACCGCGCCGTGAGTTCATTGAAAAGAATGCCCTGGCTGTACAGGAACTCGATATTTAA
- the gyrA gene encoding DNA gyrase subunit A, which yields MSQITIEEELKKSYLEYSLSVIIGRAIPDVRDGLKPVHRRILYAMHELGNSYNRSYKKSARVVGDVIGKYHPHGDSAVYDALVRMAQEFSMRDPLVDGQGNFGSIDGDAAAAMRYTEARMSKLSSEFLADLEKKTVDFRDNYDNSLQEPSVLPTKVPNLLLNGTSGIAVGMATNIPPHNLGELIDGTVLLLDNPECTIDDLMVHIKGPDFPTGALCFGGKGLVEAYKTGRGSIKIRGVVEVEENSKGRQSIVITQIPYALNKSSMVEKIALLVGEGKIEGVSDLRDESDRKGIRVVIDLKRGAIADIIINSLYKFTQLETSFGINMMAVSGNRPMLMNIKQILSAFLEHRREVVIRRTRFDLDKCEKRAHILEGLRIALDNIDEVVKIIRASSNSDEARIGLMDRFELSKVQAQAILDMRLQRLTNLEHEKLLEEYAEILKKIEYFKSILENEDVLKSVIRDELVHIKESYATERKTVLMDHNPDDIDIEDLIPDDDAVITLSRRGYIKRTPLSNYHKQKRGGKGIAGVQTKDGDFIHTFLTTSNHQFLVLFTTKGKMFKIKVHQVPEASRIARGAHIANLLPLEKDESIATALTMREFEEDRFFLFVTRNGMVKRSSIALYRNCRQSGIRAVSMKEEDQLITVQEVNIDSEAVLVTKNGTSIRFSCQDARAMGRVASGVKGIALRPGDEVVSGVVTGDEERVQLLTVSEGGYGKRTDIEQHRLQTRGGKGIISMRVTAKTGKVLGSIMVSVDDEVVLLTSANKIIRLGIKDVSLVGRATQGVRLVRMDDDDQVVGFDLVIDANEEIPADFESEGEETTS from the coding sequence GTGTCTCAAATTACTATTGAAGAAGAACTTAAAAAATCATACTTGGAGTATTCTCTAAGTGTAATTATAGGCCGCGCCATCCCTGATGTTAGGGACGGGCTTAAGCCGGTCCATAGGCGTATTCTTTACGCCATGCATGAGCTTGGCAACAGCTACAACCGCTCCTACAAGAAGTCGGCCCGTGTTGTCGGTGATGTAATCGGTAAATATCACCCGCACGGTGACTCTGCTGTTTACGATGCCTTGGTACGTATGGCGCAGGAATTTTCCATGCGCGATCCGCTTGTAGACGGTCAGGGTAACTTTGGTTCCATTGACGGCGATGCCGCAGCTGCCATGCGTTACACTGAAGCCAGAATGTCAAAACTCAGTTCCGAGTTTCTGGCGGATCTTGAAAAAAAGACCGTTGATTTCAGGGATAACTATGATAACTCCCTGCAGGAGCCTTCTGTCCTGCCGACTAAGGTTCCCAACCTGCTGCTGAACGGTACTTCCGGTATTGCAGTCGGTATGGCTACCAATATTCCTCCCCATAACCTTGGTGAACTCATTGACGGAACTGTCCTGCTGCTGGACAACCCCGAGTGCACCATTGACGATCTTATGGTTCATATCAAAGGTCCTGACTTTCCAACCGGAGCACTTTGTTTCGGAGGTAAAGGGCTGGTCGAGGCTTATAAAACAGGCCGCGGCTCCATCAAGATCAGAGGTGTTGTTGAGGTTGAAGAGAACAGCAAAGGACGCCAGTCCATCGTAATCACCCAGATTCCTTATGCACTTAATAAATCCAGCATGGTTGAAAAAATCGCTCTGCTGGTCGGTGAAGGTAAAATCGAAGGTGTTTCCGATCTGCGTGATGAATCAGACCGCAAAGGTATCCGCGTTGTTATCGACCTGAAAAGGGGCGCAATTGCAGATATCATCATCAACTCTCTGTATAAGTTCACCCAGCTTGAAACCAGTTTCGGTATCAATATGATGGCAGTGTCTGGAAACAGACCGATGCTTATGAACATTAAGCAGATTCTCAGCGCATTCCTTGAGCATCGCAGAGAAGTTGTTATCAGGCGTACAAGATTTGACCTCGATAAATGTGAGAAACGTGCTCATATTCTTGAAGGTCTGCGTATTGCTCTGGATAATATTGATGAAGTTGTTAAAATTATCCGTGCATCCAGTAACAGTGATGAAGCACGTATAGGTCTCATGGATCGGTTTGAACTTTCCAAAGTTCAGGCTCAGGCCATTCTGGACATGAGACTGCAAAGACTCACCAACCTTGAACATGAAAAACTTCTTGAAGAATACGCAGAGATTCTCAAGAAAATTGAATATTTCAAATCTATTCTTGAAAATGAAGATGTTCTTAAGTCCGTTATCCGTGACGAACTTGTACACATCAAAGAGTCTTACGCTACCGAGCGTAAAACAGTACTCATGGATCATAATCCCGATGACATCGACATTGAAGATCTGATTCCTGATGATGACGCTGTTATCACTCTTTCCAGACGTGGCTACATTAAGCGTACCCCTCTTTCTAATTATCATAAGCAGAAAAGAGGCGGTAAAGGCATTGCCGGAGTTCAGACCAAGGATGGAGATTTTATCCACACCTTCCTGACCACCTCGAATCATCAGTTCCTTGTACTCTTCACCACCAAAGGTAAGATGTTCAAAATTAAGGTTCATCAGGTTCCCGAGGCAAGCCGTATAGCCAGAGGCGCACATATTGCCAACCTGCTGCCGCTTGAGAAAGATGAATCAATCGCCACAGCGTTGACCATGCGCGAATTTGAAGAAGATCGTTTTTTCCTGTTTGTAACCCGCAACGGTATGGTTAAACGTTCCAGCATCGCCCTTTACCGCAACTGCCGTCAGTCCGGAATACGCGCTGTAAGCATGAAGGAAGAGGATCAGCTTATCACGGTACAGGAAGTAAATATTGATTCCGAAGCTGTGCTGGTTACCAAAAACGGAACATCTATCCGCTTCAGCTGTCAGGATGCAAGAGCTATGGGACGCGTAGCCAGTGGCGTTAAGGGTATTGCCCTGCGTCCCGGTGATGAAGTTGTTTCGGGTGTTGTAACCGGTGATGAAGAGCGCGTTCAGTTGCTGACAGTCTCCGAAGGCGGTTACGGTAAGCGTACCGATATCGAACAGCATCGTCTCCAGACCAGAGGCGGGAAGGGAATTATCAGCATGAGGGTGACTGCCAAAACCGGCAAAGTTCTCGGTTCCATTATGGTTTCAGTTGATGATGAAGTCGTGCTTCTTACTTCCGCGAATAAGATTATCCGTCTGGGAATCAAGGACGTAAGTTTGGTAGGTCGCGCCACTCAGGGCGTAAGACTTGTCAGGATGGATGATGATGATCAGGTTGTCGGTTTTGACCTCGTCATTGACGCAAACGAAGAAATTCCGGCTGATTTTGAGTCTGAAGGTGAAGAAACAACATCATGA
- a CDS encoding homocysteine biosynthesis protein: MAKTFEVNKTIKEINDRIKKGKAVVVNAEEMVEIVRSKGKVEAAKEIDVVTTGTFSPMCSSGMMFNIGQVPPLIKTSQVWLNNVPCYAGVAAVDSYIGVTEPSEDDPLNKVHPGRFAYGGGHVIEDLIAGKTVRLKAKGYGTDCYPRREIEKDISLKDLPNAVMMNPRNCYQNYNCAVNMTSRTIYTYMGPLKPNQRNANFATAGQLSPLFNDPYLKTIGMGTRIFLCGAQGYVIGSGTQHVKAPQRNERGIPLTPSGTLMLKADLEGMDPRYFRGLSFPGYGCTASVGVGIPIPVLNEEMAWFTGVSDADIQMPVKDYGYDYPNGVGQVLAHVTMEELKSGEITINGKDIPTVPMTSYVMSLEIADKLKSWIEKGEFLLSEPVDKIESE, from the coding sequence ATGGCCAAGACCTTTGAAGTCAACAAGACTATAAAAGAAATTAACGATCGAATTAAAAAGGGTAAGGCTGTAGTCGTCAACGCCGAGGAAATGGTCGAGATCGTCCGTTCCAAAGGTAAGGTTGAAGCAGCCAAAGAAATAGACGTTGTTACTACCGGGACTTTCTCTCCCATGTGCTCCTCGGGAATGATGTTCAATATAGGGCAGGTTCCGCCCCTTATTAAGACTTCACAGGTCTGGCTGAACAATGTGCCATGTTATGCGGGTGTCGCAGCTGTGGACTCATATATCGGCGTTACAGAGCCTTCTGAGGATGATCCTTTGAACAAAGTTCATCCCGGTCGCTTTGCATACGGTGGCGGGCATGTAATCGAAGATCTCATTGCCGGCAAGACAGTTCGTCTGAAAGCAAAGGGGTATGGCACTGACTGCTACCCGCGTCGTGAAATTGAAAAAGATATTTCTTTAAAAGATCTGCCTAATGCTGTCATGATGAATCCCCGCAACTGTTATCAGAATTACAATTGCGCAGTGAACATGACCAGCAGAACAATTTATACTTACATGGGACCGCTGAAACCTAATCAGCGTAATGCCAACTTTGCCACTGCCGGTCAGCTTTCCCCGCTGTTTAACGATCCCTATTTGAAGACTATCGGCATGGGAACACGCATTTTCCTTTGCGGCGCTCAGGGGTATGTTATCGGGTCCGGAACTCAGCATGTAAAAGCTCCGCAGCGTAATGAACGCGGGATTCCGCTCACACCGTCAGGAACTCTGATGCTGAAAGCCGACCTTGAAGGCATGGACCCGCGCTATTTCCGCGGACTCAGCTTCCCCGGATACGGTTGCACCGCATCTGTCGGGGTAGGTATTCCTATTCCTGTTCTAAACGAGGAGATGGCCTGGTTTACCGGAGTAAGCGATGCGGATATCCAGATGCCGGTTAAGGACTACGGTTACGACTATCCTAACGGAGTAGGTCAGGTTCTTGCCCATGTGACTATGGAAGAACTAAAATCCGGAGAAATAACCATCAACGGCAAGGATATTCCTACCGTCCCTATGACCAGTTATGTGATGTCTCTTGAGATTGCAGACAAGCTTAAGAGCTGGATTGAAAAGGGTGAGTTTCTGTTGTCTGAACCTGTAGATAAGATTGAATCAGAATAA
- a CDS encoding geranylgeranyl reductase family protein, producing MSGKFDVIIAGGGPTGSTAACVLARKGFKVAIIDKAEFPRKKLCGGLITHKTIQTLEKVFDCNADLLKEKGIINFESPEYSIHYRDHKIRDAKSSIPFRFVDRVDFDYFLLQKAANAGAHIFTGEEITCCNYKDAEIKTKSNRIFKGKYLIGADGVNSTIRKFLPYDKEKWRENMASTIEIIFDAKDFPREVKKPELYIGHLKAGYLWVFPAKGKVVTGIGALNRCTTNFKATYMDFLKSQGIVNPESLPMRGFPLPYGNFMKNPCFGRTILAGDAAGLVEPLFGEGIFYALQSGRYVADAIAKGIVENKNPEQFYIPRLEKYVFPELQYSNRLRWTLFYSQRLLKHMSFKIAFKSMPRLLADMVHGVRSYKFMLKKKWD from the coding sequence GTGTCCGGTAAATTTGATGTCATTATTGCAGGAGGTGGTCCTACAGGATCTACAGCCGCCTGTGTTCTCGCCCGAAAAGGATTTAAAGTAGCCATCATCGACAAAGCAGAGTTCCCGAGAAAAAAGCTCTGTGGCGGTCTTATAACTCACAAGACCATACAAACATTAGAAAAAGTCTTTGATTGCAATGCAGATCTATTAAAAGAAAAAGGCATCATAAACTTCGAATCACCTGAATATTCCATCCATTACCGTGATCATAAAATCCGGGACGCAAAGTCCTCAATCCCGTTCCGCTTTGTGGATCGGGTAGACTTTGATTACTTCCTTCTGCAAAAAGCTGCAAATGCCGGAGCGCACATTTTCACAGGCGAAGAAATTACCTGCTGTAATTACAAAGACGCTGAGATAAAAACAAAATCGAACCGTATTTTCAAAGGTAAATATCTCATCGGGGCCGACGGCGTAAATTCTACAATCAGAAAATTCCTGCCTTACGACAAAGAAAAGTGGCGCGAAAATATGGCTTCCACAATCGAAATAATTTTTGATGCCAAAGATTTTCCCCGTGAAGTCAAAAAACCTGAGTTATATATAGGCCATCTCAAAGCCGGATATCTATGGGTTTTCCCCGCCAAAGGAAAAGTAGTGACCGGAATAGGAGCACTCAACCGCTGCACCACGAACTTCAAAGCCACCTACATGGATTTCCTGAAATCGCAAGGTATTGTAAATCCTGAATCACTGCCCATGAGAGGTTTCCCGTTACCCTATGGAAACTTTATGAAAAATCCATGTTTCGGGCGAACCATTCTGGCGGGGGATGCAGCAGGGCTGGTTGAACCGCTCTTCGGAGAAGGAATATTCTACGCCCTGCAATCAGGACGTTACGTTGCAGATGCCATAGCCAAAGGCATAGTAGAAAACAAAAATCCCGAGCAGTTCTATATCCCAAGATTAGAAAAATACGTCTTCCCCGAACTGCAATACTCCAACAGACTGCGATGGACTCTGTTTTATTCGCAAAGACTGCTTAAACACATGTCTTTCAAGATAGCATTCAAGTCAATGCCCAGACTGCTGGCCGACATGGTGCACGGCGTACGCTCATATAAGTTTATGCTCAAGAAAAAATGGGATTAA